GGTGCTGTTCACGCCCCTCTCGCGGGTCGGCAGCGAGGTGGCGCGCCACCGCGCGGGCAACCGGTTCGAGAAGCTGGCGACGACGCCCCTCTCGCGGACCGAGTGGCTCCTCTCGCACACGCTCGTCAACGTCGGCATCATCGGCGTCGCCGCGCTCGTCATCTTCGCGCTGGTGGTCGTCGTGACGGGTGCCGAGATCCCCCTGACGGCCGATCTCGCGCTCGTCGTCCCGTTCGTCGCGCTGGCGGTCGCGCTGTTCTGCGGGCTGGGCGCGCTGCTCGGCCGGATCGCCGACTCCCAGGACGGCGTCATCGCCGCGAGCAACGGCATCGCCGTCCCGCTTCTGTTCCTCTCGGAGACGTTCGTCCCGCCGTCGCTGCTGCCGGCGTGGTTCGTCCCCGCGCTCTCGCTCTCGCCGCTCACCTACTTCTCCCGCGGGGTCCGGAGC
The Halomarina pelagica DNA segment above includes these coding regions:
- a CDS encoding ABC transporter permease; amino-acid sequence: MTLTARVGAETTAALRSFLRRRTAVFFTFFFPVIIILIFGALVGTQPTGGGLFAEPPAYYLPGYLAVVVLFTPLSRVGSEVARHRAGNRFEKLATTPLSRTEWLLSHTLVNVGIIGVAALVIFALVVVVTGAEIPLTADLALVVPFVALAVALFCGLGALLGRIADSQDGVIAASNGIAVPLLFLSETFVPPSLLPAWFVPALSLSPLTYFSRGVRSVTYPAAGGDPLSNLAVLAALTVVFFAAGAVALPRTD